One Halostagnicola kamekurae DNA segment encodes these proteins:
- a CDS encoding MFS transporter has product MIDAKWKNLLLATAMFNLGFVIWFSFAPFTDAIATEFGLSVAQLGVVSSAAVVAVPLGRILVGPLTDRFGAPVIAGITLLLVGTFSIISAFSQTYEVFVGSRIIASLAGVTFVIGIQHVSQWFEEENLGLAEGIFAGIGNAGAGLGAYFTLPRLFGAEYSGPIFASNWRAAFFYTGVIAVVLGVVYFVLGGAAKTEARRQATRDGVNRRQWLYIATRHGAVVLAAAYMMTFGLEVAMNGWLGTYYREGFGQGDIVIAATFAATFSVAAGLLRPIGGYVSDVLAREELELLPWFEGRYREQWTFLTLVFVVLTMFGMTAAGLTGNVYAAVGAGFLVGVGCAFSEGAIFAQVPAMFPNNSGTVAGIVGGIGTVGGSVYPLVFAAPFLPNLHVGYAIVGVSMIPILAFCAWVFQPHVAADATEKGWLVSGDPSTGTNAPTAADD; this is encoded by the coding sequence ATGATCGACGCCAAGTGGAAGAACTTGCTCCTCGCGACGGCGATGTTCAACCTCGGTTTCGTCATCTGGTTCTCCTTCGCCCCGTTCACCGACGCCATCGCGACCGAGTTCGGCCTCTCGGTTGCACAACTCGGGGTCGTCTCGAGCGCGGCCGTCGTCGCCGTGCCGCTCGGGCGGATACTCGTCGGGCCGCTCACCGACAGGTTCGGCGCGCCGGTGATCGCCGGCATCACGCTTCTGCTCGTGGGTACTTTTTCGATCATCAGCGCGTTCTCCCAGACCTACGAGGTGTTCGTCGGCTCGCGTATTATCGCGTCGCTGGCCGGGGTCACCTTCGTGATCGGAATTCAGCACGTCTCTCAGTGGTTCGAAGAGGAGAACCTCGGGCTTGCGGAGGGGATCTTCGCCGGTATCGGCAACGCCGGTGCGGGGCTCGGAGCGTATTTCACCCTGCCGCGGCTCTTCGGCGCGGAGTACAGCGGTCCGATATTCGCGTCGAACTGGCGCGCCGCGTTCTTCTACACCGGCGTGATCGCGGTCGTTCTGGGGGTCGTCTACTTCGTCCTCGGCGGTGCCGCAAAGACTGAGGCCAGACGGCAGGCGACCAGAGACGGCGTCAACAGACGACAGTGGCTCTACATCGCGACCCGCCACGGCGCGGTCGTCCTCGCGGCGGCGTACATGATGACGTTCGGCCTCGAAGTGGCGATGAACGGCTGGCTGGGGACCTACTACCGCGAGGGATTCGGACAGGGCGACATCGTGATCGCCGCCACCTTCGCTGCGACGTTCTCGGTCGCAGCGGGCTTGCTTCGGCCGATAGGCGGCTACGTCAGCGACGTCCTCGCACGCGAGGAACTCGAGTTGCTGCCGTGGTTCGAAGGCCGGTACCGGGAACAGTGGACGTTCCTGACGCTCGTGTTCGTCGTCCTGACGATGTTCGGCATGACGGCCGCCGGATTGACCGGGAACGTCTACGCGGCGGTCGGCGCCGGATTTCTGGTCGGCGTCGGCTGTGCCTTCTCGGAGGGGGCGATCTTCGCGCAGGTGCCGGCGATGTTCCCGAACAACTCGGGCACCGTCGCCGGTATCGTCGGCGGTATCGGCACGGTCGGCGGTTCCGTCTACCCGCTCGTGTTCGCCGCGCCGTTCCTTCCGAACCTCCACGTCGGCTACGCAATCGTCGGCGTCTCGATGATCCCCATCCTCGCCTTCTGCGCGTGGGTCTTCCAACCGCACGTCGCGGCGGACGCGACCGAGAAGGGGTGGCTCGTCTCCGGTGATCCGTCGACCGGAACCAATGCTCCCACCGCGGCCGACGACTGA
- a CDS encoding non-histone chromosomal MC1 family protein has product MVREDGKRNFALRTSNGDEESVFSGNTPRQAALKAARRLEAGSSEDAAERVELRLREKGTDKVHIYDGWAWEETAPDDKPDWMPGEITEANVAKQGIEHLDE; this is encoded by the coding sequence ATGGTACGTGAAGATGGTAAGCGGAACTTTGCACTGCGCACGTCTAACGGAGATGAGGAGAGCGTCTTCTCCGGGAACACACCTCGGCAGGCCGCACTCAAAGCGGCACGGCGACTCGAGGCCGGCTCGAGTGAGGACGCCGCCGAGCGAGTCGAACTCCGGCTTCGAGAGAAGGGTACGGACAAGGTCCACATCTACGACGGCTGGGCCTGGGAGGAAACCGCACCGGACGACAAACCCGACTGGATGCCCGGCGAGATCACGGAAGCGAACGTGGCAAAGCAGGGAATCGAACACCTCGACGAATAA
- the pheS gene encoding phenylalanine--tRNA ligase subunit alpha yields MKLPHAQAAVIEAASADEAQSVDALAAATELPPETVTGALFELEDEGLVAVDERVDETVSITDEGREYVDAGLPEVRLYEAALEAGADDGPVSMGQVIGASGLEGQAVDIALSNYARKGYGSIDSGEITADPDADPDADSEANALAETADATGSDGGETPVDSLETDAETIADLERRDLLERSETTVRSATLSELGVTELMAGIETAETVGQVTPELLTSGDWEDAEFAEYNVEADAEAVEGGKTHILRQTADRVKDVLVGMGFQEMEGPHVDADFWINDCLFMPQDHPARTHWDRFALEQPTHIDELPADLVDRVERAHREGVGSDGEGYHSPWDEEFARALALRGHTTSLSARYLSGEEIGDLEPPQRFFSVEKVYRNDTLDPTHLLEFFQIEGWVMAEDLSVRDLMGTFEEFYAQFGITDIEFKPHYNPYTEPSFELFGTHPTTGELVEIGNSGIFREEMLEPLGVDCDVMAWGLALERLLMLMYGFEDIRDIHGTLCDLELLRETEVTY; encoded by the coding sequence ATGAAACTCCCACACGCACAGGCCGCGGTCATCGAGGCCGCGAGCGCAGACGAGGCACAGTCCGTCGACGCCCTCGCTGCGGCGACCGAGCTTCCCCCGGAGACCGTGACCGGCGCGCTCTTCGAACTCGAGGACGAGGGATTGGTCGCCGTCGATGAACGCGTCGACGAAACGGTATCGATCACCGATGAGGGCCGCGAGTACGTCGATGCGGGCCTTCCCGAAGTGCGACTCTACGAGGCGGCACTCGAGGCCGGTGCAGACGATGGGCCCGTCTCGATGGGGCAGGTCATCGGCGCGTCCGGGCTCGAGGGCCAAGCGGTCGACATCGCGCTGTCGAACTACGCCCGGAAGGGGTACGGCTCGATCGACAGCGGCGAGATCACCGCCGATCCCGACGCCGACCCCGACGCGGATTCGGAGGCGAACGCGCTCGCCGAAACCGCCGACGCGACGGGAAGCGACGGCGGGGAGACGCCCGTCGATTCCCTCGAGACTGACGCGGAGACGATTGCCGACCTCGAGCGTCGGGACTTACTCGAGCGAAGCGAGACGACCGTCCGCTCCGCGACGCTTTCCGAACTCGGCGTCACGGAGCTGATGGCGGGCATCGAGACCGCAGAGACCGTCGGGCAGGTCACGCCCGAACTGCTCACAAGCGGCGACTGGGAAGATGCGGAGTTCGCCGAGTACAACGTCGAGGCCGACGCTGAGGCGGTCGAGGGTGGCAAGACCCACATCCTGCGCCAGACCGCGGATCGCGTGAAAGACGTCCTCGTCGGCATGGGCTTTCAGGAGATGGAAGGCCCGCACGTCGACGCCGACTTCTGGATCAACGACTGCCTGTTCATGCCCCAGGACCACCCGGCGCGGACTCACTGGGATCGGTTCGCCTTAGAGCAACCGACCCACATCGACGAGCTACCCGCGGACCTCGTCGACCGGGTCGAGCGCGCCCACCGCGAGGGCGTCGGTTCGGACGGAGAGGGATACCACTCGCCGTGGGACGAGGAGTTCGCGCGTGCGCTCGCACTGCGCGGCCACACGACCTCGCTTTCGGCGCGGTACCTCTCCGGCGAGGAGATCGGCGACCTCGAGCCGCCACAGCGATTCTTCAGCGTCGAGAAGGTGTATCGAAACGACACGCTCGATCCGACCCACCTCCTCGAGTTCTTCCAGATCGAAGGCTGGGTGATGGCCGAGGACCTCTCCGTTCGCGATCTGATGGGAACCTTCGAGGAGTTCTACGCCCAGTTCGGGATCACGGACATCGAGTTCAAGCCACACTATAATCCGTACACGGAGCCGAGCTTCGAGCTGTTCGGGACGCATCCGACGACGGGCGAACTCGTCGAGATCGGTAACTCAGGGATCTTCCGCGAGGAAATGCTCGAGCCCCTCGGCGTCGACTGCGACGTGATGGCCTGGGGATTGGCCTTAGAGCGCCTGCTGATGTTGATGTACGGCTTCGAGGATATCCGCGACATTCACGGGACGCTGTGCGATCTGGAACTGCTGCGAGAGACGGAGGTGACTTACTGA
- a CDS encoding Hsp20/alpha crystallin family protein, which produces MRQNPFDDLEELLNRISNQVEEGMMTGGLQVPGSVAVDVADEGDEFVVTADLPGYETDDIELTLSDGALRLEATREDETAFEEGEYVRRERTSKSANRRIRLPEPVDEEAVSATFTNGVLTVTLPKESGDDESKRIDIE; this is translated from the coding sequence ATGCGCCAGAACCCGTTCGACGACCTCGAGGAACTGCTCAACCGAATCAGCAACCAGGTCGAGGAGGGAATGATGACCGGCGGGCTGCAGGTTCCCGGCTCGGTCGCCGTCGACGTCGCCGACGAGGGCGACGAGTTCGTCGTGACGGCGGACTTGCCCGGCTACGAAACCGACGACATCGAGCTGACGCTGTCGGACGGCGCGCTCCGGCTCGAGGCGACTCGGGAGGACGAAACGGCGTTCGAGGAGGGCGAGTACGTCCGCCGCGAGCGGACGAGCAAATCGGCGAACCGCCGCATCCGGCTGCCGGAGCCGGTCGACGAGGAGGCCGTCTCGGCGACCTTCACGAACGGCGTCCTGACGGTGACGCTTCCCAAAGAAAGCGGGGACGACGAGTCGAAACGGATCGACATCGAGTGA
- the pheT gene encoding phenylalanine--tRNA ligase subunit beta produces MPTVEIDPDELRELTSADEKSDDDLIEDLFALGLEFEGRTEDDEFELEFAPDRLDRLSVEGVARSLRYQYGDDRGVYVPNTNSAEWTIEVDDGVPDERPYVTGAVVRGVNLDEDALDSLIQLQEKLHATMGRKRAKGAIGIHDLTMLKGASTGAADSSVRYTGIAPDSDTFVPLDSDREMTPADVLSEHPTGETYADLVRDTERYPAIYDELGLFSFPPVINGRRTEVSTDSRDLFVELTGTDQWTIDKMCAIICYALSARGGTIEEVTVAYPDRELVRPDLSLETKTVAHDRIETILGIDLDPEEVVDLAERAGLEADTEEAETAESDAASLTYEMTIPPYRVDVLHPMDLIDDLGRAYGFNELEPRYPDAGTVGGRHERSRLEDATRRSLVGLGFEDLLNFHMINEVENFDRLSLPTSDDDSADEAVYGVGEPATIKEPYSEDYTMLRTWVLPSLVMVLERNTHRSYPQDLAEIGFAAEVDDSENTGVAERRSVGAVLARHDAAYEDAKGRLQTLVRDFGGDLETPPTEHPSFIGGRTAAVVIDGEEVGVIGELHPKVLVEHDLEVPVAAFEFDLEALN; encoded by the coding sequence ATGCCCACGGTCGAAATCGACCCCGACGAGTTACGCGAGTTAACCAGCGCCGACGAAAAGAGCGACGACGACCTGATTGAGGACCTGTTCGCGCTCGGACTGGAGTTCGAGGGCCGAACCGAGGACGACGAGTTCGAACTCGAGTTCGCGCCGGATCGACTCGATCGGCTTTCGGTCGAGGGCGTCGCCCGTTCGCTTCGCTACCAGTACGGCGACGACCGGGGCGTCTACGTGCCGAACACGAACTCGGCCGAGTGGACCATCGAGGTCGACGACGGCGTCCCCGACGAGCGCCCGTACGTCACGGGCGCGGTCGTCCGCGGCGTGAATCTAGACGAGGACGCGCTGGATTCGCTCATCCAGCTACAGGAGAAGCTCCACGCGACGATGGGCCGAAAGCGCGCGAAGGGCGCGATCGGCATTCACGACCTCACCATGCTCAAGGGCGCCTCGACGGGAGCGGCCGACTCGAGCGTCCGCTACACCGGTATCGCCCCCGACAGCGATACGTTCGTGCCGCTGGATTCAGATCGGGAGATGACGCCAGCGGACGTGCTCTCCGAGCACCCAACCGGCGAAACCTACGCCGACCTCGTCCGTGATACCGAGCGGTACCCGGCGATTTACGACGAACTCGGTCTGTTCTCGTTCCCGCCGGTGATCAACGGCCGGCGAACCGAGGTCTCGACCGACTCGAGAGACCTGTTCGTCGAACTGACCGGCACCGATCAGTGGACGATCGACAAGATGTGCGCGATCATCTGCTATGCGTTAAGCGCCCGCGGCGGCACTATCGAGGAGGTGACCGTCGCGTATCCGGATCGCGAACTCGTTCGGCCCGACCTCTCGCTCGAGACCAAGACCGTCGCCCACGACCGCATCGAGACGATTCTCGGTATCGACCTCGATCCCGAGGAAGTCGTCGATCTGGCCGAACGAGCCGGTCTCGAGGCCGATACGGAAGAGGCCGAGACGGCGGAAAGCGACGCCGCTTCCCTCACCTACGAGATGACGATCCCGCCCTACCGCGTCGACGTGCTCCACCCGATGGACCTCATCGACGACCTCGGGCGGGCCTACGGCTTCAACGAACTCGAGCCACGCTACCCCGACGCGGGGACCGTCGGCGGGCGGCACGAGCGCAGTCGCCTCGAGGACGCGACCCGTCGGAGTCTCGTCGGGCTCGGGTTCGAGGACCTGCTCAACTTCCACATGATCAACGAGGTCGAGAACTTCGATCGACTGTCGCTTCCGACGTCGGACGACGACAGTGCGGACGAGGCCGTCTACGGCGTCGGCGAGCCCGCCACGATCAAAGAGCCCTACAGCGAGGACTACACCATGCTCCGGACGTGGGTGTTGCCCTCGCTGGTGATGGTCCTCGAGCGAAACACCCACCGCTCGTATCCCCAGGATCTGGCCGAAATCGGCTTCGCGGCCGAGGTCGACGACTCGGAGAACACGGGCGTCGCCGAACGCCGGAGCGTCGGTGCCGTGCTCGCACGCCACGATGCGGCCTACGAGGACGCGAAAGGTCGACTCCAGACGCTCGTCCGGGACTTCGGCGGAGACCTCGAGACGCCGCCGACCGAACACCCGTCGTTCATCGGCGGTCGGACCGCAGCGGTCGTCATCGACGGCGAAGAAGTCGGCGTGATCGGCGAACTCCATCCGAAGGTGCTCGTCGAACACGACCTCGAGGTTCCGGTCGCGGCGTTCGAGTTCGATCTCGAGGCGCTGAACTGA
- a CDS encoding tryptophan--tRNA ligase, with amino-acid sequence MTGDEPLEDSMELRTDGGERSRGSRSSPELRSDGGAAGADDVALDPWGSSSVSDYRNLFEEFGIEEFEKILPEVPNPHYLLRRGVIFGHRDYRPVAEAMRNDEPFAALSGFMPTGDPHIGHKLVFDEIIWHQQQGGDAYGLIADLEAHAARGLTWDEIDEHSRNYLLSLLALGFDPEDGTLYRQSTNREVQDLAFELGAEANFSEFEAIYGFDGETDVSHMQSVVTQMADILYPQLEEPKPTVIPVGPDQDPHVRLARDLAERMRFFKVSKAYASFELDDDERELVAEYYDRLEPADFDDDSLRCVHVADELERTPLEELEVSPDTLGSVVSKLSEAGKEPVRPRTRFFNRRATDEAFEALIDAIDGEKRVYENHVDAFDLDLEAAESLAKTVEVENGGYGFVAPSSIYHRFMTGLTGGKMSSSIEASHISLLDDPQEGYDKVKSATTGGRETAEKQRELGGRADECPVYELYAYLLAGDDDEFAKEVYDECVGGERLCGGCKEQAAELMRDFLADHQEKREEVEDLLEEADIELESPRRG; translated from the coding sequence ATGACCGGAGACGAGCCACTCGAGGACTCGATGGAACTGAGAACGGATGGCGGTGAGCGATCCCGTGGATCGCGATCCTCGCCGGAACTCCGTTCCGACGGTGGAGCCGCAGGTGCAGACGACGTCGCGCTGGATCCGTGGGGTTCCTCGAGCGTCTCCGATTACCGGAACCTCTTCGAGGAGTTCGGCATCGAGGAGTTCGAGAAAATTCTCCCGGAGGTGCCGAACCCACACTATCTGTTGCGCCGGGGCGTCATCTTCGGCCATCGGGATTACCGGCCCGTCGCCGAGGCGATGCGCAACGACGAGCCGTTCGCGGCGCTTTCGGGGTTCATGCCGACCGGTGATCCCCACATCGGTCACAAGCTGGTTTTCGACGAGATCATCTGGCACCAACAGCAGGGGGGCGACGCCTACGGGCTCATCGCGGATCTCGAGGCCCACGCCGCTCGCGGGCTGACCTGGGACGAGATCGACGAGCACAGCCGGAACTACCTCCTTTCCTTGCTTGCGCTCGGGTTTGACCCCGAGGATGGCACCCTGTACCGCCAGTCGACCAACCGCGAGGTGCAGGATCTGGCGTTCGAACTCGGCGCGGAGGCGAACTTCTCGGAGTTCGAGGCGATCTACGGCTTCGACGGTGAAACCGACGTCTCGCACATGCAAAGCGTCGTGACCCAGATGGCCGACATCCTCTACCCCCAACTCGAGGAGCCAAAGCCGACCGTGATCCCCGTCGGTCCCGATCAGGACCCCCACGTCAGGCTGGCTCGAGACCTCGCCGAGCGGATGCGATTCTTCAAGGTCTCGAAGGCCTACGCGAGTTTCGAACTCGACGACGACGAACGCGAACTCGTCGCCGAGTATTACGACCGCCTCGAGCCCGCGGACTTCGACGATGACTCGCTTCGGTGCGTGCACGTCGCCGACGAACTGGAGCGGACGCCGCTCGAGGAACTCGAGGTTTCGCCCGACACCCTGGGTTCGGTCGTCTCGAAGCTCTCGGAAGCCGGCAAGGAGCCGGTTCGGCCGCGAACCCGGTTCTTCAACCGGCGGGCGACCGACGAGGCCTTCGAGGCGCTCATCGACGCCATCGACGGCGAGAAGCGTGTCTACGAGAACCACGTCGACGCGTTCGATCTCGACCTCGAGGCGGCCGAGTCGCTGGCGAAGACCGTCGAAGTCGAGAACGGCGGCTACGGATTCGTGGCGCCGTCGTCGATCTACCACCGGTTCATGACCGGTCTAACCGGCGGGAAGATGTCCTCGTCGATCGAGGCCTCCCACATCTCCCTGCTCGACGACCCACAGGAGGGATACGACAAGGTCAAGTCGGCGACGACCGGCGGCCGCGAGACGGCAGAGAAACAGCGCGAACTCGGCGGTCGGGCCGACGAGTGTCCGGTCTACGAGCTGTACGCCTACCTGCTCGCGGGCGACGACGACGAGTTCGCAAAGGAGGTATACGACGAGTGCGTCGGCGGCGAACGCCTCTGTGGCGGCTGCAAGGAACAGGCCGCCGAACTGATGCGGGACTTCCTCGCGGACCACCAGGAAAAGCGCGAGGAGGTCGAGGACCTGCTCGAGGAGGCGGACATCGAACTCGAGTCGCCGCGACGCGGGTAG
- the pheA gene encoding prephenate dehydratase, which translates to MTVVTLGPEGTYSHRAAQAIGDDIDFRQSVTAIVDAVASGEYDRGIIPIENSIEGSVTESLDAIAEYEIAIVSEVVTPINHALLAQGEDFETIASHSQALAQCRSYLEETYPDATLEAVASTAQSVEYAREDPSMAGIAHPDNAGDGIEVIADDIQERSSNATRFFAVAPAADRSPGGGKTSIVAYPDVDYPGLLLELLEPFADRNINLTRLESRPSGERLGDYVFHIDIEAGLYESRTEEALADLEKLAENGWVRRLGSYDTQHVVE; encoded by the coding sequence ATGACCGTTGTCACGCTCGGACCCGAGGGGACGTACTCCCACCGCGCGGCACAGGCGATCGGCGATGACATCGACTTCCGCCAGTCGGTGACGGCGATCGTCGACGCCGTCGCGAGCGGCGAGTACGATCGGGGTATCATCCCCATCGAGAACAGTATCGAAGGCAGCGTCACCGAAAGCCTCGACGCGATCGCCGAGTACGAAATCGCGATCGTCAGCGAGGTCGTCACCCCCATCAACCACGCGCTGCTCGCCCAGGGCGAGGACTTCGAGACGATCGCCAGCCACTCCCAGGCGCTTGCTCAGTGTCGATCCTACCTCGAGGAAACGTACCCCGACGCGACCCTCGAGGCCGTCGCCAGCACGGCCCAGAGCGTCGAGTACGCTCGCGAGGACCCGTCGATGGCCGGTATCGCCCATCCGGACAACGCCGGCGACGGCATCGAAGTGATCGCCGACGACATTCAGGAACGGTCCTCGAACGCCACGCGATTCTTCGCGGTCGCGCCGGCGGCGGATCGATCGCCCGGCGGCGGAAAAACCTCCATCGTCGCGTATCCCGATGTCGACTACCCGGGGCTGCTCCTCGAGCTCCTCGAGCCCTTCGCCGATCGAAACATCAATCTCACGCGACTCGAGTCCCGACCGAGCGGGGAGCGACTGGGTGACTACGTCTTCCATATCGACATCGAGGCAGGCCTCTACGAGTCTCGAACCGAGGAAGCGCTCGCGGATCTCGAGAAACTCGCGGAGAACGGCTGGGTCCGGCGGCTGGGGTCGTACGATACCCAACACGTCGTCGAGTAG
- the endA gene encoding tRNA-intron lyase, whose translation MTLEGRFDEDAGVVRVGADARQRYHDSRGYGYPLEGNEIALAPVEAAHLLYRGDLEAVVDGGERLAFRDLLAREPGTDFGVRFLVYADLRSRGFYLSPAAEPWVADPPDCDFAVFPRGKGPGDGEIAYALRVIGERTDIPATALEESVLAVVDEESEITYFDVNPREPTGDSARIDSVRGVDADLLADRVVVWEPPAALYETAFYGQPLEGREYDRPTLQCSLLEAAHLAERGILGLEPSVVRERGRAVEGERFDRRLRVYETLRERGVVPKTGYKFGADFRTYAEVDSIDDLGHSELLIRVLSGDHVFEPRDLALDVRLAHGVRKTMVFALVDGESVEWWSLERLTP comes from the coding sequence ATGACACTCGAGGGTCGGTTCGACGAGGACGCGGGCGTCGTCCGGGTGGGCGCCGACGCGCGCCAGCGCTACCACGATTCGCGGGGCTACGGCTATCCGCTCGAGGGAAACGAAATCGCGCTCGCGCCCGTCGAGGCGGCGCACTTGCTCTATCGGGGCGACCTCGAGGCGGTGGTCGACGGCGGCGAGCGACTCGCCTTTCGGGATCTGCTCGCCCGCGAGCCCGGCACCGATTTCGGGGTTCGATTCCTCGTGTACGCCGACCTGCGCTCGAGGGGATTCTACCTCTCGCCCGCCGCGGAGCCGTGGGTGGCCGACCCGCCGGACTGTGACTTCGCGGTGTTTCCACGGGGCAAGGGCCCCGGCGACGGCGAAATCGCCTACGCCTTGCGGGTTATCGGCGAGCGAACCGACATTCCGGCGACGGCGCTCGAGGAGAGCGTCCTCGCGGTCGTCGACGAGGAGAGCGAGATCACGTACTTCGACGTGAACCCGAGGGAGCCGACTGGGGACTCCGCGAGAATCGATTCGGTCCGGGGAGTCGACGCTGACCTGCTCGCCGATCGGGTCGTCGTCTGGGAGCCGCCGGCGGCCCTCTACGAGACGGCCTTCTACGGCCAGCCGCTCGAGGGCCGGGAGTACGACCGGCCGACGCTGCAGTGTTCTCTGCTCGAGGCGGCTCACCTCGCCGAGCGGGGGATCCTCGGCCTCGAGCCGTCGGTCGTTCGCGAGCGGGGGCGAGCGGTCGAAGGCGAGCGGTTCGATCGGCGGCTTCGGGTCTACGAGACGCTGCGCGAGCGCGGCGTCGTCCCGAAGACGGGCTACAAGTTTGGAGCCGACTTTCGGACCTACGCCGAGGTGGACTCGATCGACGACTTGGGCCACTCCGAGTTGCTGATCCGGGTGCTCTCCGGGGATCACGTCTTCGAACCGCGAGACCTCGCGCTTGACGTTCGGCTCGCCCACGGCGTTCGGAAGACGATGGTGTTCGCGCTCGTAGACGGTGAGTCGGTCGAGTGGTGGTCGCTCGAGCGACTCACCCCCTGA
- a CDS encoding DUF4097 family beta strand repeat-containing protein has product MNLEISRRQALVSGSVVSIAAVSLGAVAVSTGSDEQEKTTETATETYAADEISVTADVGSVSITGGDREMVEFESTKRGTESALDRTILRRNESGGSLEVTVDYERTLLDRLVSNSRPDVEIDLAVPAKLTNVALETTNDGVRARDIETDLTVSTMNGNIDIEDVSNVDALSSTNGGIDADVEALNDGATVETTNGDVTIGTDALEGDTTIETTNGDIEFGLGSSADATLSASTTNGDLSITTDRAEVLTDTDDELEAVVDDGTHRVEFKTTNGDVTIGD; this is encoded by the coding sequence ATGAATCTCGAGATTTCGCGTCGCCAAGCTCTCGTCAGTGGGAGCGTCGTATCGATCGCCGCTGTCTCGCTCGGCGCTGTCGCAGTCAGTACCGGAAGCGATGAACAAGAGAAGACCACGGAGACGGCCACCGAAACGTACGCGGCGGACGAAATTTCGGTGACGGCCGACGTCGGCAGCGTTTCGATCACCGGTGGAGATCGCGAGATGGTCGAATTCGAGAGCACGAAACGTGGTACGGAGAGCGCTCTCGATCGCACGATACTACGGCGAAACGAGAGCGGCGGATCTCTCGAGGTAACGGTCGATTACGAACGGACTCTTCTGGATCGGCTGGTGTCGAATTCGAGACCGGACGTCGAAATCGATCTCGCCGTTCCGGCCAAACTCACAAACGTCGCGCTCGAAACGACAAACGACGGTGTCCGAGCACGCGATATCGAAACTGACCTCACAGTCTCGACTATGAACGGCAATATCGACATCGAGGACGTGTCGAACGTCGATGCCCTCTCGTCGACGAACGGCGGGATCGACGCCGACGTGGAAGCGCTCAACGACGGCGCAACGGTCGAGACGACCAACGGCGACGTCACCATCGGGACAGACGCGCTCGAGGGGGATACGACGATCGAAACGACGAACGGCGATATCGAGTTCGGTCTCGGTTCGTCCGCCGATGCGACCCTGTCTGCGTCGACGACGAACGGCGACCTTTCGATTACAACCGACCGCGCGGAGGTTCTGACGGATACCGACGACGAACTCGAGGCGGTCGTCGACGACGGCACACACCGAGTCGAGTTCAAAACGACGAACGGTGACGTGACCATCGGAGACTGA
- a CDS encoding peroxiredoxin, which yields MVLETGDDAPEITAPNQDGETVSPAFDDPTVVYFYPRDDTPGCTIEANQFQREYDTYRDAGVEVYGVSTDDVDSHREFCEAEGLEFELLADPEGDLADRFGVDRSGGTAARTTFFLADGEVKTVYENVDPDGHARDVLGDALEDGSVTLSE from the coding sequence ATGGTACTCGAGACAGGCGACGACGCACCCGAGATCACGGCACCGAATCAGGACGGCGAGACGGTCTCGCCCGCGTTCGACGATCCGACCGTCGTCTACTTCTACCCGCGCGACGACACGCCCGGCTGTACTATCGAGGCCAATCAGTTCCAGCGCGAGTACGACACCTATCGGGACGCCGGCGTCGAGGTCTACGGCGTCTCCACCGACGACGTCGACTCCCACCGGGAGTTCTGCGAGGCAGAAGGCCTCGAGTTCGAGCTGCTGGCCGATCCGGAGGGCGACCTGGCGGATCGTTTCGGCGTCGATCGTAGCGGTGGCACAGCAGCCAGAACCACGTTCTTCCTCGCGGACGGCGAGGTAAAGACGGTCTACGAGAACGTCGATCCGGACGGTCACGCCCGCGACGTGCTGGGAGACGCGCTCGAGGATGGCTCCGTTACGCTTTCCGAGTAA